GCGAATGAGTTCCGCGTCAGTTGGTTCTTCGGCGACCGGCTGAGCAGTGACTTCCACACGCTAAATAGACGTTATCCGGCGACATATGTTAAGTGGCAGCGGTTGACGGATTTACGTCAGCTGGCTAGCTTCTTTAGAACGACCGTTCGACGGTCAGGAACCCGCCCAGTCTCAAGAGGTACAGGACGATGCCCGACGAAACAACGCCCACCCCCGCCGACCCGACCTCAGCTCCAGCCGCCAGTACCCCGCGCGCGCCCAAGCTGGAAACGCTCCTGGCCGCCGCTGCCACGACCTTCGCGACCCGCGGCTACAGCGGAACGAGTATGCGTGACATCGCGCACGATTCCGGCATCTCGCTGTCCGGCATCTACTATTACACCCGCGGCAAGTCGTCGCTCCTCTACGAGATTCAGTCCCGCACCATAGACGCCCTCATCGCCTCGGCAGCCCAGGCTCTGTCCCGCGTTACCAAGCCGACTGACCAGCTGCTCCAGTTCGTGGAGAATCACGTCTCGTATTCCAACGAGCACCCCGCCTTCGTGCGCGTTCTGTCGCACGAGACCGCGCCGGACGGCTCGGACGAGCGCCGGGAAGCGGTCGAGGTCAAGCGAAAGCAGTACGTCGATGTCCTGCGTGACATCCTCGATCGCGTGCGCCAGGAGTTCGAGGCACCAGTCTCCACCGCCTTCGCCGCCGACATGCTCTTCGCGATGATGAGCGGGCCGCGCCAGTGGGGAGTGTCCGACACGGAGCTCAATGTCGGGATCGCGTCCCGGCTCATCTATGATCTGTTCGTGCACGGCTTTACCGGAGGAACTCCGCCCTCAAGCCGGGCGTGATGGAGTTCATCGCGCACCGCGGAGTCCATGACGTCTTCACCGAGAACACGCTGGATGCCTTCCAGCGCGCGATCGATCTCGGATTCCACGGTGTCGAGCTGGACGTACATGTAACCGCGGACGGCATCTGTGTCGTCAATCACGACGAGTCCGTCGTGACGTCCCGGGTCGCGCTATCCATTCGAGGCACCTACTACGACACGCTGCACGCCGAGGCCCCGCTGCTGCCGCGGCTCGATGCGGTTCTCGAGCTGGTCTCCGGAAAGGCACATGCCTACGTCGAGATCAAGAACCGCGAGGTCGAGGTCGAGCTCGCCGAGGTTATCCGGCGCAGCTCCGCCGAGGCTTCGGTCCACTCGTTCGATCACGAAGTGATCTTGCGCATGAGGCAGTTGCTGCCGCAACTTCGCACCGGGATTCTTCAGACCAGCCGGCTCGTGGACAGCGCCCACGCTCTCCGGGCCGCCGGCGCGACGGATCTCTGGCAGTGGCACGAGTTCGTCGATCGCGCGCTGGTCGAGCAGGTAACGGCGGCCGGCGGAAGGGTGATTGTGTGGACTGCAAACACCCCTTCGGAATGGCGCGTATTCGATGATCTGGGAGTCGCCGCGATCTGCACTGATCTGCCGATCAGTCCAACGTTGGCATCAACTCGAAGCACTCACCCGCGAGGCTCATCTCTGGATGCGAATCACTAGTCTCTTCCTTCTCTGCGCTGCTGGAGTGGCATGCGCGCACAATCCGGCACCGACGCCAGCTGCATCGCCGTCGACCAGTGCGCCATCCAGTTCCGCAACAGCCGGCGCAACCGCGAGCGCCACATCGGGGCGCGACAGCGCCGGCAAGCCTGGTATTGGCGCACTGTCGCTTCCGAATGCGAATCCGTTCCCGAGCACGTACGTCCCGTTCCCGTCACACACGACGCTGATCCGGAACGCAACGATAATGACCGCCGCGGGGCCGACGATGCAGAACGCGTCGATCCTGCTTCGTGACGGCAAGATCGTCGCGGTCGGAACCTCGGTCACCGCACCCGCCGACGCTGTAGTGATCGACGGCACCGGCAAGTACGTGACGCCGGGAATCATCGACGTTCACTCCCACCTCGGAGTTTACGCCGCACCGGGCGGCGGTGGTCTCAATGACGGAAACGAGGCGACCAATCCGAACACGTCATACGTCTGGGCCGAGCACTCGGTATGGCCGCAGGATCCGCAGTTCCCGCGCATTCTGGCGGGCGGTGTCACGACGGTCCAGATCCTTCCCGGCTCGGCCAATCTCTTCGGCGGCCGCAGCGCAATTCTGAAGGTCGTACCATCGCGCACGGTCCAGGGGATGAAGTTTCCGGGGGCCAAGTACGGTGTGAAGATGGCGTGCGGCGAGAACCCCAAGCGTGTCTACGCTTCGCGCGGGCCGTCAACCCGTATGGGGAACGTCGCGGGCTATCGCACGGCGTACATCCAGGCCGCCGAATACCGCCGCAAGTGGGACGAATGGAACGCGAACCACAAGGGACCGCCGCCAGCGCGCGACCTCGGCCAGGAAACGCTCGCAGAAGTATTGCGCGGCGACATTCTTCCACAGATGCACTGCTACCGCGCGGACGAGATGGCGCAGATGCTGGACGTCGCGAAGGAATTCGGCTTCAAGATCCGCGCATTCCATCACGCGGTCGAAGCGTACAAGATCGCCGACCTGCTTCGTGAGAACGGAACGGGCGCCGCGATGTGGGCCGACTGGGGCGGTTTCAAGGAAGAGGCGATGGACGGCATTCGCGCCAACATCGCGCTGGTGGATGCGGCAGGTGCGAAGGCGATGATTCACTCCGACGATCCGTCCGGATCGCAGCGTCTCAATCAGGAAGTTGCAAAGGCGATGTACGCCGGCCGCGCCGCGGGGATCAACGTTACGGAAGACGAAGCAGTCAAGTGGATGACCATCAATCCCGCATGGGCGCTGGAGCTGGACGACAAGATCGGCTCACTCGAACCCGGCAAGGATGCCGATGTGGTGTTGTGGAGCGGAGATCCGTTCAGCGTTTACACGAAGGCCGAGAAGGTCTGGATCGACGGCGCTATGCTGTTCAACCGTGACGACCCAGCACAGAACTGGCGCACCGACTTCGACCTGGGCTACGTGAAGGGAGAAACCCGCTGATGAAAAAGCAACTTCTATTTGCCGCGTGCGTGACGTTCGTTACCGTCGCGGCGGCACATGCGCAGACAGTCGCGATCACTGGCGGAACTGTGTATCCGGTGAGTGGTCCGGCGATTCAGAATGGTACGGTACTGATGCGCGATGGCAAGATCGTCGCGGTGGGTGCTGATGTAGCTGTTCCCGCCGGCGCTCAACGCATCGACGCGACCGGCAAGATCGTTACGCCGGGATTCATCGATGCATCGACGACGCTTGGTCTGGTCGAGATTGGTGGTGAGCCGAGCACGCGCGATGCCAACGCCAAGGGGACGGACGCAATCGCAGCCTCGTTCCGTTCGTGGGACGGACTCAACTCAGAGTCTGTGAACTGGGCACCGGCGCGCAATGAAGGTGTCACCAGTGCTGTCGTGCTGCCGGGCGGCGGTCTGGTATCCGGAGGAGCCGCGATGGTCGATCTGGCTGACGGCACTGCGGCGCAGATGATCCGGCGGGCACCCGTCGCGATGATCGCACAGATCGACAATCCGCGCAGCGCGCAGGCTGGCGCCCGGGGCGAGCTGATCGGCAAACTTCGGAACCTCATCGAGGACGTGAAGTTCTACCAGGCTCACAGGGCGGACTACGACCGTTCCGCGACGCGCAGCCTCACGGCGCCGCGCGTGGATCTGGAAGCAATGATCCCGGTCGTGGAAGGCAAGCTCCCTCTGGCGATTCAGGCCGAGCGAGTTGACGACATTCAGGCCGCGCTCCGGCTCGCGAAGGAGTTCAACCTCAAGATCATCATCATGGGTGGCGCCGAAGCATGGCTCGCTGCCAATGACCTCGCGGCGGCGCACGTGCCGGTCGTTGCGGGCGCGATGAACAACATTCCGACCAGCTTCGAGACACTGAACCAGCGTCAGGAGAATCTTGGAATCCTGAGCAAGGCGGGCGTCACCACCGCGATCGTCGGCAACAACGGCGACGGCGACGAGGAGCTGTTCAACGTGCGCAACATCAAGTACGAAGCAGGTAACGCAGTTGCGTACGGCATGACGCACGACGCGGCGTTGCGCGCCGTGACGCTCGCGCCGGCCGAGATGTTCGGCGTGGCGGATCACGTCGGCTCGCTGCAGCCGGGGCGTGATGCGAACGTTGTGATCTGGAGCGGAGACCCGTTCGAGTTCTCGACACACGCGGAGCACGTGTACATCCACGGTCGCGACGTGATCGCGCCGAGCCGGCAGGACATGCTGACTCAGCGATACAAGACACTACCGCCGAAGTATTCGCAGCCGTGAGCCACACGACACGGTAAGTATTCGAGAAAGCCGCCTTCGATGCGAAGGCGGCTTTCTTCATGACCGGGACGGGAATCGATGCAGCAAAAGACTCTTCTGATCGCAGCGCTGTGCGTTGCTGCTCCCTGCAGCGCGCAACGCATTTCCAAGCCAATCTCACCGCCGTCAAAAGCCGCCGCTCCTGCCGGTGATGCGGCGACGCTCCGCATCGGAGCGCAACGATACCGCCGTTCCCACGAAGCGACGATCCTGCATGAGTTCTCGGATCTTCTCGCGCTGCCGAACGTTGCCTCCGACCATCTGAATATTCGCCGCAATGCAGACATGCTCGTAGCGATGCTCAGGAAGCGAGGAGTCGATGCCCGCACGCTCGAGCTGGAAGGCGCGTCGCCGGCTGTCTATGGCGTACTCACGGCGCCGGGCGCGACGCACACCGTCATTCTGTATGCGCACTACGACGGCCAACCTGTCACCGCGTCGCAATGGGCAACGCCGCCCTGGTCGCCGACGCTTCGCGACAAATCACTGGCCGAGGGTGGAAAGACGATCGCGTTTCCTGTGGACAATACGACGCGCGTCAGTGGCGAGGCGCGCATCTATGCGCGGTCATCCGGCGACGACAAGGCAAGCATCGTCGCGATGCTTACCGCCCTCGACGCGCTACATGCGAGCGGGCGCAAGCCGTCGGTAAATGTCAAATTTCTTTTCGAGGGCGAGGAGGAAGCCGGCTCCCCTCATCTGCTCGCGATCCTGCAGCGCTATCGCGAGCTGCTGACGGGCGACGTGCTTTTGCTGTGTGACGGGCCCGAGCATCAGAGCGGCAAGCAGCAGTTGCTCTTTGGTGTACGTGGCACGGCGAGCATGGAGCTCACCGTTTATGGTGCCACGGCTGCGCTGCACAGCGGACACTACGGCAACTGGGCGCCCAATCCTGGCGCAATGCTCGCGAATCTCATCGCCAGCATGCGTGATGACGACGGCCACATCAGGATCGCCGGCTTCTACGACGACGTTGCGCCTGTCTCGCGCGCGGAGCGGGCCGCGATCCGAGCCGTGCCGCCGATCGATTCAGCGTTGCGCCGCTCGCTCGGTCTCGTTCGAACGGAGGACAACAACGCTCCACTCGCCGAGCGACTCATGGCACCAGCGCTCAACGTGCGCGGCCTGAGCTACGGCAGCGTTGGCGAGCACGCAGCGAATGTGATCTCGACGGAAGCGCACGCGTCCTTCGATTTCCGCCTGGTTCCAGACGAGACGCCGGAGCGCGTGCGCGAGATCGTTGACGGGCACATCCGAAAGCAGGGTTACTTCGTTACCAGCGACAGCGTGACGATGGCAATGCGATTGGCTCATCCGCGAATCGCGCGCGTGGTATGGGCGGCCGGTGGCTATCCCGCGAATCGCACCGCGATGGATTCACCGGTCGCGCGGGCCGTCATCAACGTCGCCGCCGACAGCACCGGGAAGCCACCCGTGGTGTTGCCGACGATGGGTGCCAGTGCGCCGAGTTACGTGTTCGCACAGACTCTGCACGTACCGGTGATCATCGTGCCGATCGCCAATTACGACGACAACCAGCACGCCGCGAATGAGAATCTGCGCGTCCAGAACCTGTGGGACGGCATCGAGCTGTATACGGAGATAATGGGCCGGATTGGGACGGTGGCTTGGCGGTAGGATAACCGGTATTGCGGGGCCGCGGTTCGGCGGTCATCGCAGCGTATTTGCGCCGACGCTAATCAACGCGCCGATCCGGTACGCCCGCGTAGGGCGCGGATTCTTCCGCGCCTGGCCCAATTGCGTGGTATCGGACCGTGATATCAACCGGGTTCATAAAATTTCGTCATCCCGCCGAGGATCGTGGTCGTCGTCCCGCCGAAGGTTGGGATGACGACTTACAACGCGACGACGTTCAACAATATCAGCGTTCATCCAAACCGGCGTTCATCCGATTCCGATTGCGCCTAAACGGGCCAGGCGCGGAAGAATCCGCGCCCTACGCAAGACCACCAATTCGGCGCGTCCGAAAGCGTCGTCGGAAACGCGTACCGATCCGGCGCGTGGCTCGTGCCGTCGAAAACGCGAACCCCTGCGGCGCGTGGGTGAACGTCGTCATCGCGCACACCGTCAAAGACGAAAAAGGGCTCCCGCATGGGAGCCCTCTCGTTCCTGCAGCCTGACCTGGCTATCTGCGATTACGCAGTCGCCGTCTCGGTCTGCTGCTGAGGATAGACGCTGATCTTGTAGCGCGTCTTGCTCTTGTGCTCGAACTTCACGACGCCGTCGATGAGAGAGTAGATCGTGTAGTCGGAGCCGAGTCCGACGTTGCGGCCCGGGTGCCACTTGGTGCCGCACTGGCGGACGATGATGTTGCCCGCGACCACGCGCTCGCCACCGAACTTCTTGACGCCACGGTACTGCGCGTTGCTGTCGCGACCGTTGCGAGTGGATCCTACGCCCTTTTTATGTGCCATGTTTTTCTAAGCCTCAGGCGAGTGTGATGTCGCCGATCTTGATCTCGGTGAAGCCCTGACGATGTCCCTGCTTGCGCGCGTAGTTCTTGCGGCGCTTCTGCTTGAAGACGATGATCTTCTCGCCGCGGCCGTGCTTGACGATCTCGGCGGCGACTGACGCGCCCTTGAGGGCCGGCACGCCGACGTGAGTATTCTTGTCATCGCTACCGAGCAGCACGTCGGAGAACGTGACTTTTGCTCCGGCGTCGCCGACAAGCGTAGGGATTCTGTAGGTTTTGCCGGGCTCGACGCGAAACTGCTTGCCGCCGGTTCGGATGATAGCGTATGGCATGGAATCGAATTGGTTTTGGTGCAGCCTTTAAGTATAGCGGTCCTGAGTGCGAAACGGTAGGGCGCGGATTCATCCCGACCGGGGCCTTTCCATGCGGAGTCCGTCCCTACTCCGTCCCTACTCCGTCCCCACTCCGTCCCCACTCCGTCCCCACTCCGTCCCTCGTGGGCGGGCGCGGGGGCCCGCCCCTACGGTGCGCGCTTTTGGGGCGATTTGTTTGCGGGCGGCCTTACGCCAACGCGTACTGCTGCGTCACATCCCGGCCTTGCGACTTCACAACCAACTTGAACTCATCCGGTCTAAGTAACGGATCATCACGCATTTCCAGCGAGAACGACGCTGACTTCTGGAGCTTCTGGACCAGGTCCCGCTCCTGCTCCAGAACGTACATCGCGACCTCCGGATGCAGCTTCACCAGCAGGTTGTCGCGACGACCTTCCAGCACCATCCGGCGCACCGACCGCTCCATCCGTCGCACTATCGTCTCCGGCGTGAAGACTCGCCCGCTGCCGTGACACGTGGGACACGCTTCCGTCATGCTCTGATAGTGACTCTGCCGGACCCGCTGGCGAGTCATCTCGATCAGACCGAGATCGCTTACCGCAAATGCCTTGGTCCGCGCGCGGTCGCGCGAGAGATGGTTCCGGATCTCCTGAAGCACCTTGTCACGGTTCGACTTGCTCTCCATGTCGATGAAGTCCGTGACGATGATCCCGCCCACGTCGCGCAATCTCAACTGGCGCGCAACCTCGGCCGCCGCCTCCATGTTGGTTCGAAGAACCGTCTGCTCGGGATCCTTCTTGCCCGTGTAACGCCCCGAGTTCACGTCGATCGAGACCAGCGCTTCGGTCGGCTCGATGATCAGATATCCGCCCGAGGGGAGATCGCAGCGACGCTTGAAGATGTCCCGGATCTCCGATTCGATCTCGAACTTGTCGAAGAGAGGCGGCTCCTCGGCGTGCAGCTTCACGCGCGGGATCAGATCCGGCGCGATGTCCTCCAGATAATCCACGATCTCGTTGAAGACCTGCTTGGAGTCCACCGTCAGCGAATCGACCTTGGCGCTGAACAGGTCGCGCACGAGTCCGCGCGTCAGACCGGTTTCACGATGGATCACCGCCGGTGCGCGGACGAATCGCGTCTTCTTCTTGATCCGCTTCCACTGCGATATCAGCGACTCGAGCTCGCGCTTGAGCATGTCCGGTGTCACGTCCTCGCTAACCGTGCGCACGATCACGCCGCCGACCTTCTCGGGCAGAAAGCCGCGGACCATCTCCTTGAGCCGCTGGCGCTCCGCACCGGCACCGATCTTTCGGCTCACGCCGACCTTGGTGCCGCCGTCTGGGATGTACACCAGGAACCGGCCCGCCAACGAGATCTGCGCGGTGACGCGCGGACCCTTGGTCGAGATCGGCTCCTTGGTCACCTGAACCAGAATGTCCTGACCCCGCTTGAGCGTGTCCTGGATCGGCGGGACCTTGCCGCGGCGGCCATTGCCACCGTTACCATGACCATTGCCGCCGCCGTTGCCGTTGGCGGGCTCGGCGTCATCGTCGTCATGATCGTCAGGATCGGAGTCGTCATCCGAATCGTCCGCCTGGACGTCGGACGCGTGGAGGAAGGCACTCTTCTCCGTCCCGATATTGACGAAGGCTGCCTGAATGCCGGGAAGGACGGCTTCCACCTTCCCAACGTAGATGTCGCCGATCATTCGGCGGTTGTCTGGACGGTCGACCAACAGCTCTACGAGGCGGTCGTCCTCCAGAATCGCGATGCGCGTTTCCCGCGCAGCCGCGTTTATGAGGATTTCACGTTTCATTGTAGCCCACGCAGGCCCGGGATCGTGTTACAGGGTCCCTGCCTCGGCGCGGTCCAAAAGAGAAATAGACTGGGGCGCCGGAGTAGCCGGCGCCAACATCACTAAAGTTACTTCCGGAGGGTCCGGAACGCCAGCCAAATCATTGCCAGAACGTAAGTTAGGCCGGCTTTCCACTCCCCGTGCTTCATGTAGAGGGCCGAATCGAAGCGGTTCATGGAGTCCGCATCGCCACGCCACGGCGCCGGCCGCGGGAAGAACAGCGGCACATTGGTCGCATAACGAGCGTACGCGTCCGGGAAGCGTCCCTGGATGTTCGCTATCTCGCGCTGCATCGTTGGATAGTAGATGAGCAGGAAGAACACGACGACCGCGACAAGCAGGCTCCAGTGCGCAGCCACGGCAAAGCCCGCGGCGATCAGAAAGCTGCCGAAGTACAACGGATTTCGAGTGTGCGCGTACGGCCCGCTCGTCGCGAGCCTCTCATTCTTGTCGATGTGGCCGGAGGCCCACGCACGCACCAGAACACCCGTCAACGCGATCGCTCCGCCAAGCACGAGCGAGCCAACGGTCGGGCGCGCGAACAGCACGTACGCAATTCCCAGAACGAAGCCCAGCGGGATGCGAATCGTCTTTGCGACTTCCGAAAGCGTCACGCGGTGAGCCCGCGCAGTATGTGGCGGCCGATCACGAGGCGCTGAATCTCCGACGTCCCCTCCCCGATCTCGCAGATCTTGGCGTCGCGCATCATTCGCTCGACCGGGTAGTCCTTCGTGTAGCCGTAGCCACCGTGGATCTGGACGGCCTTCGTGGTCGCACGCATCGCCAGCTCCGAGCAGAACAGCTTGGCCATCGCTGCTTCCTTGCCGAATGGCTTGCCGTGCTGCGACAGCCACGCCGCGTGGAATACGAGATGCCGCCCCGCCTCGATCTCTGTCGCCATGTCGGATAGCTGAAACTGCACGCCCTGGAAATCCGCGATTGGCTTCCCGAACTGCTTTCGTTCCGACGCGTATCTCAGCGCCTGCTCGTACGCACCCTCGGCGATCCCGAGCGACAGAGCGCCGATGCCGATACGACCCGAATCCAGCGTCTGCATGAAGTTCGTGAAGCCCTCACCCTCGTTGCCGAGGCGATTCTCCTCTGGAACCTCGACATCTTCGAATATCAGCTCGCGCGTGTCGGAGGAGCGCCAGCCGAGCTTGTCTTCCTTCTTGCCGGCGCGGAATCCCTTCATGGCTGGAAGCGACTCGTCGTGCCCTATTCCGATCTGCTTCGCTGTCTCGAGGTCGGTAGTCGGCTTGGTGAGAATGAACGAGCTGATTCCTTTGGTTCCGCGGCTCGGGTCCGTCACCGCGGTGACGACGAATATCTCGCCGACTCCGCCGTGCGTGATGAAGATCTTGGAACCGTTGATTATGTAGCGGTCCCCGCGCTTCTCCGCGCGTGTGCGCGTTCCGCCGGCGTCGCTTCCAGCCGAAGGTTCCGTGAGACCGAACCCGCCGAGCACCTTGCCGGACGCAAGCAGTGGGACGTAGCGCTTGCGTTGCGCATCGTTGCCGAACTTGACGATGGGCGACGTGCCGAGGGTCGTGTGGGCGGAGATCGTTATCGCGTGCGACGCATCGACTTTTGCCATCTCATGGATGGCGATGATGTAGGACGTGAGATCGAGACCGGCGCCGCCCAGTTCTTCCGGCCAGGGTACGCCGAGCAGCCCGAGCTCACCCATTCCCTTGACGTTGTCCCAGAGAAACTTTCCTTCCGCGTCGAGCTTCGCTGCAACCGGTGCGACGTGATCCCGCGCGAATCCGCGGACAGTGTCGCGCACTGCAAAATGTTGTTCGGAGAAGTAGAAGGAATCGTCCATTATCGGGTATCGTGTTATCCCTGATCGTCGGCCAGCGCAGCCATGAACCGCGCACCGAACCGCTCAGTCTTGACCGGTCCGATTCCGCGCAGTTCGCCGAACGCCGAGAGAGTGCGCGGACGGTGCACCGCGATCTGCCGGAGCGTCTTGTCGTCGAAGACAATATAGGCAGGGACCTCTTCTTCCCGCGCAATTTCGCGCCTGAGGGCACGGAGCCGATCGAACAGCTCCCGCGCCGGTGCCGGCAGGTCGTCAGCGGCATCCGGCGCTTCGCGGACGCGGCCGCGAGCCGGTTTTGGAACTGGACCGCCGCGGGCGCGGCCGGACGATCGGCTCCGGGCGGGCGATTCGTCCCTGGCTGGGCGCGGTGCCGCGGTCCCCTGACAATTGTCGCATCCCGAGCAGCTGTTGCCCGCCGCAGGATCGCCGAAATATCGAAGGACGAAGGCGCGCCGACAGCTCTTTGCGTATGCGTAGCGCTGAACGGCTTCCAGCTTCTCCAGCTCGGCCTCACGCCGCTGGTCCAGCGACTTCCAATCGACATTGAAGCTGTCCAGATCGCGGGAAGGTGCGACGAGCGTGATGCCGCCGCCGATCCTCTGCACGGTGACGAACTGACGGCTCTCGAGTAATTCCAGCGTGTCCTGGATTTCCATGGGCGCCCCGAGTCCGGACGGCAGCGATGCGATGTCGACAATCGCGCCGTCGTTCAGATCGTTGCCGGCGGCGCGCCAGAGAGCGCGAAGGACGCCAAGCGCGATGCCGTCGTCGGGATTGGACAGCTCTCGCTTGATGCGCGCGGGAGTGGCAAGCAGTCTCACGCGCACGAGCGATGCAGACTCCTGTGCCTTGACCGTCGCGCCCGCCTGTTCGAGCACCCGCAGCGCACTCTCGATGTCGCGGGCGTTGACCTTGCCGGGGACTGCGCTCGCCAGCTCTTCCGGCGACTCCGATATGGTTGCGGACCGGCTGGCGAGGCGCTGCAGCGTCGCGTAGACTCGCGTCACAAGCTCGCGCTCGGGATACGCGCCCTTGATGAAATACTCGTGAGTGAACCGATCCTGAAACGCGTGCAGCAGGATCGCCTCGGAGGGGAGGCCGTCACGCCCCGCGCGCCCCGCTTCCTGATAGTACGCCTCGAGCGTCCCGGGCATCGAATGATGAACGACAGC
The window above is part of the Gemmatimonadota bacterium genome. Proteins encoded here:
- a CDS encoding isoprenylcysteine carboxylmethyltransferase family protein; the encoded protein is MTLSEVAKTIRIPLGFVLGIAYVLFARPTVGSLVLGGAIALTGVLVRAWASGHIDKNERLATSGPYAHTRNPLYFGSFLIAAGFAVAAHWSLLVAVVVFFLLIYYPTMQREIANIQGRFPDAYARYATNVPLFFPRPAPWRGDADSMNRFDSALYMKHGEWKAGLTYVLAMIWLAFRTLRK
- a CDS encoding M20/M25/M40 family metallo-hydrolase — encoded protein: MQQKTLLIAALCVAAPCSAQRISKPISPPSKAAAPAGDAATLRIGAQRYRRSHEATILHEFSDLLALPNVASDHLNIRRNADMLVAMLRKRGVDARTLELEGASPAVYGVLTAPGATHTVILYAHYDGQPVTASQWATPPWSPTLRDKSLAEGGKTIAFPVDNTTRVSGEARIYARSSGDDKASIVAMLTALDALHASGRKPSVNVKFLFEGEEEAGSPHLLAILQRYRELLTGDVLLLCDGPEHQSGKQQLLFGVRGTASMELTVYGATAALHSGHYGNWAPNPGAMLANLIASMRDDDGHIRIAGFYDDVAPVSRAERAAIRAVPPIDSALRRSLGLVRTEDNNAPLAERLMAPALNVRGLSYGSVGEHAANVISTEAHASFDFRLVPDETPERVREIVDGHIRKQGYFVTSDSVTMAMRLAHPRIARVVWAAGGYPANRTAMDSPVARAVINVAADSTGKPPVVLPTMGASAPSYVFAQTLHVPVIIVPIANYDDNQHAANENLRVQNLWDGIELYTEIMGRIGTVAWR
- a CDS encoding TetR/AcrR family transcriptional regulator, giving the protein MPDETTPTPADPTSAPAASTPRAPKLETLLAAAATTFATRGYSGTSMRDIAHDSGISLSGIYYYTRGKSSLLYEIQSRTIDALIASAAQALSRVTKPTDQLLQFVENHVSYSNEHPAFVRVLSHETAPDGSDERREAVEVKRKQYVDVLRDILDRVRQEFEAPVSTAFAADMLFAMMSGPRQWGVSDTELNVGIASRLIYDLFVHGFTGGTPPSSRA
- a CDS encoding amidohydrolase family protein — encoded protein: MKKQLLFAACVTFVTVAAAHAQTVAITGGTVYPVSGPAIQNGTVLMRDGKIVAVGADVAVPAGAQRIDATGKIVTPGFIDASTTLGLVEIGGEPSTRDANAKGTDAIAASFRSWDGLNSESVNWAPARNEGVTSAVVLPGGGLVSGGAAMVDLADGTAAQMIRRAPVAMIAQIDNPRSAQAGARGELIGKLRNLIEDVKFYQAHRADYDRSATRSLTAPRVDLEAMIPVVEGKLPLAIQAERVDDIQAALRLAKEFNLKIIIMGGAEAWLAANDLAAAHVPVVAGAMNNIPTSFETLNQRQENLGILSKAGVTTAIVGNNGDGDEELFNVRNIKYEAGNAVAYGMTHDAALRAVTLAPAEMFGVADHVGSLQPGRDANVVIWSGDPFEFSTHAEHVYIHGRDVIAPSRQDMLTQRYKTLPPKYSQP
- the rpmA gene encoding 50S ribosomal protein L27; the protein is MAHKKGVGSTRNGRDSNAQYRGVKKFGGERVVAGNIIVRQCGTKWHPGRNVGLGSDYTIYSLIDGVVKFEHKSKTRYKISVYPQQQTETATA
- a CDS encoding amidohydrolase, which encodes MRITSLFLLCAAGVACAHNPAPTPAASPSTSAPSSSATAGATASATSGRDSAGKPGIGALSLPNANPFPSTYVPFPSHTTLIRNATIMTAAGPTMQNASILLRDGKIVAVGTSVTAPADAVVIDGTGKYVTPGIIDVHSHLGVYAAPGGGGLNDGNEATNPNTSYVWAEHSVWPQDPQFPRILAGGVTTVQILPGSANLFGGRSAILKVVPSRTVQGMKFPGAKYGVKMACGENPKRVYASRGPSTRMGNVAGYRTAYIQAAEYRRKWDEWNANHKGPPPARDLGQETLAEVLRGDILPQMHCYRADEMAQMLDVAKEFGFKIRAFHHAVEAYKIADLLRENGTGAAMWADWGGFKEEAMDGIRANIALVDAAGAKAMIHSDDPSGSQRLNQEVAKAMYAGRAAGINVTEDEAVKWMTINPAWALELDDKIGSLEPGKDADVVLWSGDPFSVYTKAEKVWIDGAMLFNRDDPAQNWRTDFDLGYVKGETR
- a CDS encoding glycerophosphodiester phosphodiesterase, producing MEFIAHRGVHDVFTENTLDAFQRAIDLGFHGVELDVHVTADGICVVNHDESVVTSRVALSIRGTYYDTLHAEAPLLPRLDAVLELVSGKAHAYVEIKNREVEVELAEVIRRSSAEASVHSFDHEVILRMRQLLPQLRTGILQTSRLVDSAHALRAAGATDLWQWHEFVDRALVEQVTAAGGRVIVWTANTPSEWRVFDDLGVAAICTDLPISPTLASTRSTHPRGSSLDANH
- a CDS encoding Rne/Rng family ribonuclease; translated protein: MKREILINAAARETRIAILEDDRLVELLVDRPDNRRMIGDIYVGKVEAVLPGIQAAFVNIGTEKSAFLHASDVQADDSDDDSDPDDHDDDDAEPANGNGGGNGHGNGGNGRRGKVPPIQDTLKRGQDILVQVTKEPISTKGPRVTAQISLAGRFLVYIPDGGTKVGVSRKIGAGAERQRLKEMVRGFLPEKVGGVIVRTVSEDVTPDMLKRELESLISQWKRIKKKTRFVRAPAVIHRETGLTRGLVRDLFSAKVDSLTVDSKQVFNEIVDYLEDIAPDLIPRVKLHAEEPPLFDKFEIESEIRDIFKRRCDLPSGGYLIIEPTEALVSIDVNSGRYTGKKDPEQTVLRTNMEAAAEVARQLRLRDVGGIIVTDFIDMESKSNRDKVLQEIRNHLSRDRARTKAFAVSDLGLIEMTRQRVRQSHYQSMTEACPTCHGSGRVFTPETIVRRMERSVRRMVLEGRRDNLLVKLHPEVAMYVLEQERDLVQKLQKSASFSLEMRDDPLLRPDEFKLVVKSQGRDVTQQYALA
- the rplU gene encoding 50S ribosomal protein L21, with translation MPYAIIRTGGKQFRVEPGKTYRIPTLVGDAGAKVTFSDVLLGSDDKNTHVGVPALKGASVAAEIVKHGRGEKIIVFKQKRRKNYARKQGHRQGFTEIKIGDITLA
- a CDS encoding acyl-CoA dehydrogenase, coding for MDDSFYFSEQHFAVRDTVRGFARDHVAPVAAKLDAEGKFLWDNVKGMGELGLLGVPWPEELGGAGLDLTSYIIAIHEMAKVDASHAITISAHTTLGTSPIVKFGNDAQRKRYVPLLASGKVLGGFGLTEPSAGSDAGGTRTRAEKRGDRYIINGSKIFITHGGVGEIFVVTAVTDPSRGTKGISSFILTKPTTDLETAKQIGIGHDESLPAMKGFRAGKKEDKLGWRSSDTRELIFEDVEVPEENRLGNEGEGFTNFMQTLDSGRIGIGALSLGIAEGAYEQALRYASERKQFGKPIADFQGVQFQLSDMATEIEAGRHLVFHAAWLSQHGKPFGKEAAMAKLFCSELAMRATTKAVQIHGGYGYTKDYPVERMMRDAKICEIGEGTSEIQRLVIGRHILRGLTA